AGAAGCAATCAATAGCGCCTTAACAACTTCTGGATGCCAGCGATAGAACGGATTGACCGCCAAAAGATTTGCAACCATGCCAGCTGTATAAGAAGCAGCCGTTTCCGTGCCATCATAATATGGGTAATAGGTATAAGTTGTATTATCGCTCTTTTTCTTATAAGTTCTCTTTCGATCGTTCATCTCAGGGTATGTAGTTTCTTTGCTCATATAGAACTGCGAGAAATTATAGATCTCGGGTTTCGTAGGAGCCAAATTATACGATGCGAGATCATTGCAGTTACCAATACCCCTATCGCAATACTTAGATTCATCCGAAGTGTATTTGGCAATGGATCCAGTAGAATCAACCGCACCCACAGTTATTGCATTGGCTGCATGCGCTTCTGCAGCAAGATGTCCCGAATTAAATCGCGCCCAATAGTTACCGGCAGCCGCAATTTCGACCGTTCGATTATTGTAAACGTAGTTGTCAAGATTCCTAGCGGCATCAGAATAGTACTTTGCCCGTTCTTTATCTATATCAGAAGCATCTTTGCGGTTATGGAGGCCAACATAAATCTGAGGCCCCTGCACATTCATCCATGACGGATGCGCAGGATGTTGTGGCGTACTCGAACCCACATAAACGACAGAATTTCTGGCAGACCTTTTCAGAACGCTATATGTTCTTGACGACAGCATTTCTGTTTCTGGAGTCGGTAAAGTATAGTTCCATTCCCACGGACTATATTCAATATACTTGACATCCCTTGCCGGATTTGTATCCCTATTCAATTTAACAGGAAGTGCATCGGCAACCATGTAAACCCCAACATCGCCACATTGCTGGCATACATTGTAATTTCCGGCATCATACCAAAGCGCAATACTAGCCCTTTTAGATAACGGGTATTCTATATTGTAAAACGCAGAATACTTGATGCTTTCATTGAAATACGGCGAAGCCATCTCGTTATTTGAAAACGCATAGTTTGTCGACGAGAACGTATAAGCATTTTGATCAATTCTCGTTTCGCCGCTAGACGTATAGCTGGGTTCATTGTACGATTCACGAGAAATAGGAATAAAGGAATTATTGGAAGCCGTCAAATAGCCATATCTTCCAGTAAACGAAACAAAAAAGTCTTCTTGATCGGAGCCATTTGCGTAATAGCGCTTCATGTAATAGGGAACCGCAAAATTAGCCGTATAATCCAAGCCCTTATTGCAGAAAGCCCCTACCAAGGCATCAACATTCCCAGTCAAGCCCGAAGCTTGTTTCTGCAAAACTCTATTTTCAAGAGACGAAACAAGTTGTTTGTTGCCTTTCTTGGAGTAGTCTATGTTTTTATAGACCATCGGAGAATTCATCTTGCTCCCACGACGTCCAAGCAGGTCATAGTTTACAGAATTTGCAGCTCCAGCATAAACACAGCTAAGAGCCACAATCAATGTGGCTTTTTTATTCATTCGCACCCTCTTTTGTTATTGGTATCGGTACGATTAAAATAAATTAATTCTTGTTAGTTTAAACTTCACATAAAATTATTTACAAAAGCATGCATTAGCAAAGCGCAATCAGCATCAATTGTTGCATATACAACAAATTAACGTTTCATATAGTCAGATAAGCTTGTAAAGCAAGCATTTTGTTAAAATTCCATTAACTTTCTTTTATTACAGAAGTATTCTCAGAACACAAGTCATCGAAAAAAAAACATACCGCCGGATTTCCGACGGTATGTTTTTGAGATTTCTAATTTTTTTCGTTTTACATCATCATTAATAATTCGACGCAACATCGAAACCTAATGCAATATTGCCTCTATATTCAGAATCTGACGGTGTATAATCATCCCAAAGAAGAATACGGAATGTAATATAATTTGCATAAGTCGTAAACTCCTTTACTTCAAAAGAATTATCGCCATCAATGGACCTAGCCAAGTAATTATCGACATTAATATTGTTTACATTATCAGAACTATTTTCATACACATAAAGGTCAAAATCATAAGGAACTCTACCTGTATTAAGAATATCAAAGCCACTGCTCAACCATGCAATAGCAGCGGTAAAGCTAGACTTATCAGTTGGACGCTTTACACTAAAACGTATTTCCTTTTTGCTATTATTAGGGCCGGACTTATGCGTATGTAGCCTTTCCATCGATCCCAACCAATAGCGAGATTCGTGGAAATATTCATTATGATCCTTATCACTCATCATCTTTTGATAAGAAGGAATTTTCGTTGTCGCAGGCTCATTCAATGGATACGGGGTATTTATATCAACATGACCAGATGAGAGCAGCAGCGCTTTCACAACTTCTGGATGCCAACGATAAAACGGATTTGCCGACAAAAGATTTGCAACCAAAGCTCCAGTGTAAGCAGCAGCCATTTCAGAGCCATCATAATAAGGATTGAAGGTATAGTCGATTCCCGAAGACCTATCCTTATAAACTCTTTTCTCATCATTATAATAATTTTGATATTCGGAATTATTATTTCTCTTATTAAAATAGAAATGAGAATAATTATAAATTTCTGGTTTTTTCGAGCCTCGTCTCAAATGATTTCCATCATTACACCTATTCAATCCCAAAGTACAATACATAGATTGATTAGAATTATAACTCGCCATTTTTTTACTATTCGCATCAACCGCCCCCACAGTAATTGCATTAGCGGCATGAGCTTCTAGACCAAGATGCCCCGAATTTGCTCTAACATTATAGTTACCAGCAGCAACAATTTCAACAAGACGAGATTCGAATACCCCGTTGTCGACAACCATAGACTTAAATCCATATATCTTTGAAGTCTCATTGTCCACATTTCCATATTGACGGTTACGAACACCCATGTAAATTAGAGGACTCCGATGATCTGGATTAAGCGGATGATCTTCCGGCAGCACAGGGAACTCAGAACCAACAAAAATAACAGAACGTTTCGTCGCTCCTTTTAGAATGTTATACGTTCTTGACGAAAGCATCTCCGTTTGAGGAGTAGGTTCAAAAATTTCACCAGAAGCCAATCTAAGATATGGTACCGACTTCGACGGATCCAATTTTGCAGGAAGAGCGTCAATAGACATATAGATACCAACATCGTCCCATTCAAAACTGCCAGAAGGTGGGTTATCATACCACCATATACTCCATCGTTTAGCATCATTTTCAACATTAGAAAACGGCATATACGTAATCATATCCGTATTACCATATTGAGAATAACTGTAAGGAGAAGGTTGAGTGGTATTGTTAAAAGAATAATTCGAACGCGTAAGCTGATAAGCACTTGAAGGGACATTCGTCGTCACCCCATAATGAAGACCAGTTGGTTCATGCCGTTCCAAAGGAACCGGTAGGAAGAACGCATTAGCCACATTCAAATAGCCTGGCAGCCCTTGTTGCGAAGTTAGACCTCTAAAAACATAATCACTATAATTATTGGCGGCATACCAAGCCTTTAGATAATAAGGATATGAAGCATTTGAATACAACAAATTACTTCTATTATTGAACACACCTTCCAAGGCTTCAATATCATCTCTTAAGCCAGGACTATGAGAATTACTAGCCCTAGCCAACGAACGATTTTTTAGTGAAGAACCTTGCTTTTGTGATTCATTCTTTTTGATTTTAGAATAGTCCACATTTTTATAGACCATCGGGGATTTCATTTTGCTGCCCTTACGGCCAAGAAGGTCATAATTCACAGATGCGGCGCTAGCGCCTATGCAGCCTGCAGCCAATAAAAAAGCAATTTTCTTTTTCATTTTTTCTCCTTTTAAAAACTTATACAGAATATACGATCATTTTATAAAATAAATTACCTTTACACACATTTTTTACAATAAAAGAATTTCAAACAAATATATTTTTCTCCATATTAATTCAAAAAAACAACAAAAAAATAAAAGTATTCACACAAAATCATTTTCAAAAGTTTCGCAAAAAAATTTACAAACCATATTCATCGTTTTCAAAAAAACATACCGCCGGATTTCCGACGGTATGTTTCCACATTTCGCAAAAATTTTAGATTATGCGCTTACAATCGTATTTATTAGTACGAAGCAACGTCAAAGCCAAGGACGACTTGACCTTTATTCTCTGAATCTTTCGCATCGCTATAGAATACAATACGGAAGGTTATATATTCAGCATTCGTGTTAAACGAAATCTTTTCATGGCTATTAGTAGCACTAGTCGAGCGAGCAACCCAATTATTAAGGTCAACGTGATCCACATTAGCAGTACTATTTTCATACGCATAAAGGTCAAAATCTTGCGGAATTCTACCAAATTTCGCAATATCATTACCACTGCTCAACCAAGCAATTGCGGCAACAATATTATGTTTATTGGCAGAACGCTTGACGCTAAACATGACTTCCTTCTTACCACGGTTTTCACGTGTAAAAAGTTTTTCAGCATCACCAACCCAATAACGGGATTCATGGTTACAATAATTTTCATCATACTTGGCGTTTGCGGTTCCAGAACCGCGGCTCTTATCCTGATTGATTGTTACCAAGCACTTATAGGACGGCATTTGCGTCACCGACGTACCATGCGGATATTCAGTATTCATATTCAAATGGCTAGATGTAATCAAAGCAGCCTTCACAGCTTCCGGATGCCAGCGATAGAACGGATTCGTTGCCAAAAGATCCGATACCATACCGGCCGTATATGCAGCAGCCATTTCAGCACCATCATAATACGGATTATAACCCTCGCTAGAACCATTATTCGAATACGTTCTATACTGATCGTTCATATAGAAATGAGAATAGTTATAAACTTCCGGCTTCGTCCCACCATTCACATGGGTCATATAAGACGTATAGTTGGTCATCTTTTTACTGTTGGCATCAACAGCGCCTACAGTAATAGCGTTTTCAGCATGAGCTTCTTCAGCCAAATAGCCTGTTCCCGGATTATTGGAATACTTTGTTGTCGCAAAATTTCCAGCAGCAACAATTTCAGTCGTACGATTGGTATAGATATAGTTATCAAGAGCTTTCGCAGCGGCTGTATATTGATTTGTAGCAGAAGTATTTTCGTTTATACCCTTCTTAAAATGGAGCCCCATATAAATCTGCGGATTACGTGAATCTGGTTTTTCAGGGGTGGTATTTCCAACATAGACTCTTGAATACTTCGACGACTGTTTCAAA
This genomic interval from Fibrobacter succinogenes contains the following:
- a CDS encoding S8 family serine peptidase — its product is MNKKATLIVALSCVYAGAANSVNYDLLGRRGSKMNSPMVYKNIDYSKKGNKQLVSSLENRVLQKQASGLTGNVDALVGAFCNKGLDYTANFAVPYYMKRYYANGSDQEDFFVSFTGRYGYLTASNNSFIPISRESYNEPSYTSSGETRIDQNAYTFSSTNYAFSNNEMASPYFNESIKYSAFYNIEYPLSKRASIALWYDAGNYNVCQQCGDVGVYMVADALPVKLNRDTNPARDVKYIEYSPWEWNYTLPTPETEMLSSRTYSVLKRSARNSVVYVGSSTPQHPAHPSWMNVQGPQIYVGLHNRKDASDIDKERAKYYSDAARNLDNYVYNNRTVEIAAAGNYWARFNSGHLAAEAHAANAITVGAVDSTGSIAKYTSDESKYCDRGIGNCNDLASYNLAPTKPEIYNFSQFYMSKETTYPEMNDRKRTYKKKSDNTTYTYYPYYDGTETAASYTAGMVANLLAVNPFYRWHPEVVKALLIASGDVAMKSPYPHKTPATTKMPSYYSTVFDGDYSQYYHYSRYWIGNIDKLKTHIVDNHKEIRFSVKRPEGKTNFSAAIAWLVSGNDIANYGLLPQDLDIIVYERNSDDINSITNSSVGLVGRFSTNNPFEKVSFTSNAKYLLFRIKIYRDDERSENHGQLVLGFDLASGD
- a CDS encoding S8 family serine peptidase, which produces MKKKIAFLLAAGCIGASAASVNYDLLGRKGSKMKSPMVYKNVDYSKIKKNESQKQGSSLKNRSLARASNSHSPGLRDDIEALEGVFNNRSNLLYSNASYPYYLKAWYAANNYSDYVFRGLTSQQGLPGYLNVANAFFLPVPLERHEPTGLHYGVTTNVPSSAYQLTRSNYSFNNTTQPSPYSYSQYGNTDMITYMPFSNVENDAKRWSIWWYDNPPSGSFEWDDVGIYMSIDALPAKLDPSKSVPYLRLASGEIFEPTPQTEMLSSRTYNILKGATKRSVIFVGSEFPVLPEDHPLNPDHRSPLIYMGVRNRQYGNVDNETSKIYGFKSMVVDNGVFESRLVEIVAAGNYNVRANSGHLGLEAHAANAITVGAVDANSKKMASYNSNQSMYCTLGLNRCNDGNHLRRGSKKPEIYNYSHFYFNKRNNNSEYQNYYNDEKRVYKDRSSGIDYTFNPYYDGSEMAAAYTGALVANLLSANPFYRWHPEVVKALLLSSGHVDINTPYPLNEPATTKIPSYQKMMSDKDHNEYFHESRYWLGSMERLHTHKSGPNNSKKEIRFSVKRPTDKSSFTAAIAWLSSGFDILNTGRVPYDFDLYVYENSSDNVNNINVDNYLARSIDGDNSFEVKEFTTYANYITFRILLWDDYTPSDSEYRGNIALGFDVASNY
- a CDS encoding S8/S53 family peptidase, whose amino-acid sequence is MVAFGCIGASAASVNYDLLGRKGSKMNSPMVYKNVDYSKNKADKQQKIGNNALAKLSSGLKSDALAIEGIFNNHGDISGYSGLNYYAVNVKFANTGHVYTSGHSDVFFGRWGVYPNYLMNNFIPLTSGYVGDDAVQGSYTCDNYTNSTSYEKNECPSITRADTYGYSVSTRNIPLNNPVQASPYEYNKQITYKDFESVRDGAGYSHRSYIVDWLYENRPYTQLPSPTVSDWSHVGVYMTPEALPVKLNSYDDDVYYRRYSNIWSFSAQPREEMLASRAYRVLKQSSKYSRVYVGNTTPEKPDSRNPQIYMGLHFKKGINENTSATNQYTAAAKALDNYIYTNRTTEIVAAGNFATTKYSNNPGTGYLAEEAHAENAITVGAVDANSKKMTNYTSYMTHVNGGTKPEVYNYSHFYMNDQYRTYSNNGSSEGYNPYYDGAEMAAAYTAGMVSDLLATNPFYRWHPEAVKAALITSSHLNMNTEYPHGTSVTQMPSYKCLVTINQDKSRGSGTANAKYDENYCNHESRYWVGDAEKLFTRENRGKKEVMFSVKRSANKHNIVAAIAWLSSGNDIAKFGRIPQDFDLYAYENSTANVDHVDLNNWVARSTSATNSHEKISFNTNAEYITFRIVFYSDAKDSENKGQVVLGFDVASY